The genomic stretch TGTCGTTGCCGGTGGTGCTCGCCGCGGCGATAATGCCGCTCATGCAGTTCCTCGATATAGCTATTGTGCCCATGCGTCTCGCCAGTGCGGGATTCTCACCCGACGAGGTCACGAGGCTTTTCGGGCGGCTAACGGGCATGGCGCAACCCCTCATGTACTTTCCGACGCTTGTCACGTCGGCGGTGGCGGCGAGCGCCGTGCCAGCGATCTCCGAAGCCCTGGCGCGACGCGACAGGAGCACGCTTTCGGCGAGAGCCGAGGAGGCCATCAGGCTAGGTTTCCTGTTTGCGCTTCCGTCCGCGGTAGGGCTCTTCGTGTTCGCCAAGGAGTTCTCGATCATGCTCAGGTGGCCTGCGGAAGTCGCTGTTCCGCTGCGCGCCCTTGCGTTTGGCACCGTATTCCTGGCGCTCCAGCAAGTCAGCTCAGGCATTCTGCAGGGGCTCGGCGAGGTTACGGTGCCTGTGCGGAACCTGGCGAAGGGCGCGTTGGCGAAGCTGGTCGTGAGCCTCGTGCTCACCGGCATGCCTGCATACGGCATCCGGGGCGCGGCATATGGCACTGTAGCCGCCTTTGCTGTGGCGGGGCTCCTTAACGTGGCGGCGCTCGTGCGGATGCTCGGCCTGAGCATTGACGTCATGAACACAGCAGTGAAACCGGTCTTGGGCGTCGCGGTGATGGCTTTGGTGGCAAGGGCGGCGTACGCAGGAGTGTATCGGGCAGTTGCCAGCAACACCCTGGGCGCGCTTGCCGCTATAGTGGTGGCGGTCGCCGTGTACGGGCTGGCGCTGCTCGTCACGGGAGTCGTCGGCCGGCACGAACTTGAGGTTTTCCCCGGCGGGGGGAAGATCGCGAGCGTCCTTGAACGGCTTGGCCTCCTGCGTCGTTGAGTGTTGAGTACTGGGCTAGGGGAAGGTGCAAGAGATGGCGACGAGGTGCAGGGACAACCAGGCGAAAACCGCGAACGATGCGACGGGCCGCTATTCGCTGGCCCCGCTCGTTGAAGTGATGCGAAGGCTCCGGGGTGAAGGCGGATGTCCCTGGGACCGCAAGCAAACTCACGAATCTCTCAGAACTTACGTAGTCGAGGAAGCCTACGAAGTGGTCCAGGCCATAGACGACCACGACGATGCGGAGCTGTGCGAGGAGCTAGGCGACCTGCTTCTCCAGGTAGCGTTCCACTCCCAGATCGCGAGCGAGGCCGGCAAGTTTGATGTGGGCGACGTCATCGAGGGAATCGTCAGCAAGCTCATCCGGCGTCACCCCCACGTGTTCGGCGATGTCGAGGCGAAGGACAGCGAGACTGTGCTGCGCAATTGGGAGCGGATAAAGCAAAAAGAGAGATCGGACGAAGCCGGCGAACCGGCGTCGGTCCTAGACAACGTCGCGGGTGCAATGCCCGCTCTCATGAGGGCGTTGAAGGTCCAGGCGAAAGCGTCGAGGGTGGGCTTTGACTGGCCGGATGTCTCCGGGGCGCTCGCAAAGGTCCGAGAAGAAATGCACGAGCTGGAGGAGGCACGAGAGGCGGGAGACCAAGCGCGGATCGCCGAGGAGGTCGGCGATGTGCTTTTCGCCTTCGTGAACGTGGCCAGGTTCCTCAAGGTGGACCCGGAGATCGCTCTCGGGCGCACGGTGGACAAATTCATCACGCGGTTCAAGCACATCGAGGCGCGCGCAGGTGAGAGCAACCGCCGCATGGAGGACATGACCCTCGACGAGATGGACTCCTTGTGGGAGGAGGCCAAGAGCGTGTCGAGGAGCGGGGAGGAACGGCACAGCGCACGGAAGCCGTAGGCCTTTTGAGTGCCCAACCACGCCGCATGACGGATAGGGTGAGACCTGCCTGGTTTGTCCCAAGGCAGGTCTTTTTTTGTGGGGACTGGCATAACCATTCATCAGGAAAGGCCCACGACCGGGCAACCGCCGGAAATGCGGCAACGAGTTGCGCACCTTCGCACGAGGAGGGAAGAGGGATGATTGACGAGAAGAGGCGGACAGCCGTGTCGTCGCAGCACAGGGTGACGGTTACTGAACGCGAGACGATAGCGGTTGACGGCGTCAACAACGTGGAGAGCTTCGATGACCAGGAAGTAGTCCTTGAGACGACAGCGGGGATGTTGATGTTGCACGGGAGGGATTTCCACATCAAGCAACTCAACCTCGATGAGGGAAACCTGACCATCGAAGGGTATCTTGCAGGCATGGAGTATGCCGAGGAAGTCGGCAAGAAGGCCAGGAGCTTCTTGGGGCGGCTGCTGAAGTGATTGAGCCGGTCGAATCGCAGGCGTTCACACTTCTAGTGACGATTCTTACGGGCGTCATCGTTGGCGTGTTCTTCGACCTTTACCGTGTCGCCAGGTCTGTGCTGGGGCTGGGCCCGGTTGCCACGGCTGCGGGCGATTTGTTGTTCTCGCTCTTCGCGACCACCGTCGCGTTCACGTTTCTCCTCGCCACCTGCTGGGGGGAGGTCAGGTTTTTCATGTTCCTCGGGTTCGCCGCGGGTTTCGCTGGATACAGGGCGGTCCTAGGTCGGCGAGTGATGGGAAGCGCGGTGTCGGTGGTCGAGGGCTGTCGCCGTGTGAGAAGGCGAGCAAGGCTGGGGTTTCGTGAAGCCTCCTTCAGGATGCGTCGGGCTGCTCACGGCGTTTTCAGGCTTCCGCGTCCGCGACGGAGACGGTAAGAAGGGATTGGCCGGGAAGACGTCGAATAGCAAACAACGGCCCAATAGGGGGCGCCGCTGCATTCGGAGACAGGAGCCCGGGGCCCGGAGGTTGCAGAAAGGCGAAGGTGGTTGCTCTGGCCGCGGGAGACAAGCCGAACCAATCGTCTTGGAAGCCGATCAGGCGGGTGCTAGTCGGTCTATTCATGTTCGGGATCGCGTTCCTGTACCTCAGAGGCTATCTCGAGCTCGTGCGGGTGAACTACCAGATCTCCGTGGTGCAGAAGGAGATCCAAGTCTGGGAAGCCAAGTGCGAGGAACTGCGAAAGCAGATCGAATACCTCTCCAGCGACGAATATGTTGAGAAGGTGGCCCGTGAGGAGCTGGGCCTCGTAAAGCCGGGCGAGGTGCCGTTCATTGTCGCTCAGCCGCGCAACCCTGATTCGCCCCCCGCCGTCATGAAAAGGCAGGGGGTCGACCCTGCGAGCATTCGTGACTAGGCCGGCGGGCTCGCGTAGCCGGGCAGCGAAGGTCTCAGATGCCGTGTCCGCTGGTCTTCTGGCTGAGCCTAGGGCCTGGCGCGCTTGGGTTTGGATTGACACAACCGCACCGTACGAAGTATAATGAACTGAAATTCGGGCTCTGTTTCTTGCTGACCACGACCACACGAGGGGGAGTTCACCAGGTATGCCGTCGCTCGAGGTAGGCAGCATCGTCGAGGGCCGCGTGACGGGAATCACGCACTTCGGAGCCTTCGTCGAACTGGCCGGGGGTCAGACCGGACTGGTTCACATTTCTGAAGTTGCTGACACGTATGTACGAGACATAAAGGACTACTTGAAAGAAAACGACGTCGTGAAAGTGAAGATTCTGGCCGTGGAAAACGGCAGGATCGGGTTGTCGATCAAGCAGGCTGATCCGAATTACCAGCCCGGTCGCGGCAGAAGGATGAACGCGGCCGCAAGGCAGTCCTTTGAGGAGAAGCTATCAAAGTTCTTGAAAGACAGCGACGAGCGGCTGTCAGACCTCAAGAAAAGCCAGGAATCGAAGCGGGGTGGGCGCGGCACTCGCTACTCCAGAGTAGGAGGGGCGTAGAGGCCGGATCGCATGGTCTCGTTAGCCCGGCTGTGTTGCCCCGCAGAAAAGACAACCATCTCACGGGCACGATTCGGAAGAGCAAGACGAAGACGAACGATTTTGACGCGAGAGACAAACAACGACAGGATCGAACATCGAGCAATGAAGAATCAGGAAAGAGTGGAGTGAGAGGAAAGCCGGTGTGCTTAGGCCACCGGCTGTTTCTTCAATGTGCCCTATGGAGCGCAGACCCCAATGGACGGGCCTGACAGACGAGGAGATCGTGGAAAGACAAATAGGCAGGAAGCCACGGGGGTTCCTCCGGGTAGCGACACGGTGCCCGTTTGGCCTCCCGGAGACCATCGTGACGAGGCCGGTCCTCCGCGAGGACGGTGGCACGTCTCCAGAAAGGCGCGTGAAGCCGTTTCCCACCGTGTTCTGGCTCACCTGTCCTGGTGCAGTGCGAGCGGTATCCGAGCTCGAAGCCCTGGGATACGTGAGGGAGCTGCAGCGAAGGCTTGCGGGCGACGCGTCCGCCTTCGAGGCCTACCGTGAGGCGACAAGGTCGTACGCGAACTACCGCCTGTCCCTCCTCCCGGCCGACGAGGCAGCGCGTCTCGCCGCGGAGCATCCGGGCCAGTATGAGGTAGTGGCGCGCTCCGGAATCGGCGGCGTGCTTGGGAAGCCTGATGCTGCGGGGATCAAGTGTCTCCACGCCCACTATGCCGATTACTTAGCACGCGGAACGAACCCTATCGGGAAGTGGGTTCGTGAGCTGCTCGTAGAGAAGGCGCGCGGTGAGCTTGGCCCTCCAGAGCGAAGGCAAGCGCCGCGGCCACGGCGAGCACCCCGGGGAGAAGAGTGAGCGCCGTCCGAATGCCGAGGGCATCCGCGACGACCCCTATGCCTGCTGCACCGAGCGACCCCGCCCCCCACGCGACGCCCATCATGAACGCCGAAACCGTGCCCGCTCTTGCCGGCGCGAGATTCTGGGCGGTCATCGTGATGATGGGCATGGGGAGATATATGGTGAACCCGGCCGCAGCGAGCAGCGCGTACGAGGCGAGGCCGTTCGCGCGCATGAACCCGAGCAGGAGCGGGATGGGCGCCAGCAGGCCTGCGATCATCAACTTGAATGGCCCCATTCTGTCGGCCGCTGGCCCCGCCACCATGATGCCGACGATGCCGGCGGCCACGAATACCGACGCCACGGACCCGTACACCATGAGCGGCAGGCCAATCTCTTTCAGATAGATGGGCAGGAACGTGGTGTAGCTCATGGAGACGGCCAGGCGCAGGGCCGCGATGATCCAGAGCATCACGAGCGCCCCAACGGGCACCTTCCCACTCTGCCCGCTGCTGGTCAGGGCTCCATCGGCGGCGGAGGCATCGTTTGCCGGCGCCGGGTGGGAGCGTCTTGCCTCGCCAAGACCGGGGCGGCTGGCCGTGCGACGACGTGGTGCGAAACGGTATATGAAGAGAGAGACAAGGATGCCTGGGATGACCGTGACGTAAGTGTACCGCAGGCCGAGCGTGCTCACGACTGAGAGCACCACGAGAGGTCCGAGGGCATACCCGACCTCTCCCGCTGTCGTAAACACCGACAGAACGAATCCTTTACGGGTCTGGTCTATTGAGCCAGCCATTGCGGCGCCCTGGGGGTGGAACATGCCCGAGCCGATCCCGCCGATAACGAGCAGGGCCACGAGCAGACCCTGGCTGCCAGCAAGACCGATCATGCACATGGCTGTGGCGGTCACCGTCGGGCCGAGGACGATGAAGGCCCTGCTTTTGGTAGTGTCGGCGAGGTGTCCCACGAGAGGCTGAACGACCGACGAGGTGATGGCGTATACTGCGGAGAGAAGCCCTGCCACCGCTAGAGACATGTCGAACTTCGCCACGAGCATCGGCAACAGCGGCGTGAGGAAGGCTGCGTACAGGTCATTCACCAGGTGTCCGGATGTTACTGCGGCAAGCTCGAGACGTTTACGCATGAATCATGATATTCGACCCAGCGGAAGGATATCCTTGCAAGCACGTAGAAAAATCGCAGGAAAAGCCGAAGGGCGCTCACCCGCCAGCTGAAATGGCGCCGGGCTGAAAGGCGTGTCTACTAATACGCTGCCATGAGGCCGTTGAACTTCCCAGGTAATTGCCAGTGCGCACGACCCCAGCGACGGCTCTGTGGGCTTCAACTGGGCTGGGGCGACATCATATTTGGGACGAGACGACACATTGTGGGAGAGTTCAACGCTCTCTGCCGCAAGTTTTCGTCTCCTTTCTTGCCGACGCCAGCGTTGCTGGTGCTTGCGCGACGGGGCGTGGAGGATTTGGCTATCTCGCGCGCCCGATTCGAACGAGGCGCGCCGCAAGCACGCCGTCCCCGGAGGGCGGCGCCGGCAACCCTGCGGAAAACCCCCGGGCTGACTGGGGAAGATTCCCGCGCTGAAAAGTGGCGCGAACTTTCGGCGATCTACATATTAGGAGGATATTGCCAAGCATGGACTGGAAACTCTTTGCTCTCACCTTCACTACTCTTTTCCTGGCTGAGATGGGCGACAAGACGCAGCTTGCCGTGTTCACGCTGGTTGCCCAACACCGCATGGTCAT from Bacillota bacterium encodes the following:
- a CDS encoding polysaccharide biosynthesis protein; amino-acid sequence: MTRKSLIRGAAILAAAGLANRFLGAVSRIVLPSLIGDEGVGLYQMAYPVYGVFLVVSTAGVPVAVSKLVAEQTARNNPAGALKVLKVATAILFLTGTFFSAALALGAGPIARYVARDARAALAIVAVSPAVLILSVTSAFRGYFQGMQEMGPSALSQVSEQVVRVSAMIGLAWLLLPRGVEFSAAGANLGAVLGGAAGFLVLLVAYFRLQHVPGSWKVSWAQVRAVFARSGREGGGARRRGDGESRGRSAAEDGAPGGGARAIEDYMGSTLALVRRIFDLSLPVVLAAAIMPLMQFLDIAIVPMRLASAGFSPDEVTRLFGRLTGMAQPLMYFPTLVTSAVAASAVPAISEALARRDRSTLSARAEEAIRLGFLFALPSAVGLFVFAKEFSIMLRWPAEVAVPLRALAFGTVFLALQQVSSGILQGLGEVTVPVRNLAKGALAKLVVSLVLTGMPAYGIRGAAYGTVAAFAVAGLLNVAALVRMLGLSIDVMNTAVKPVLGVAVMALVARAAYAGVYRAVASNTLGALAAIVVAVAVYGLALLVTGVVGRHELEVFPGGGKIASVLERLGLLRR
- the mazG gene encoding nucleoside triphosphate pyrophosphohydrolase, producing MATRCRDNQAKTANDATGRYSLAPLVEVMRRLRGEGGCPWDRKQTHESLRTYVVEEAYEVVQAIDDHDDAELCEELGDLLLQVAFHSQIASEAGKFDVGDVIEGIVSKLIRRHPHVFGDVEAKDSETVLRNWERIKQKERSDEAGEPASVLDNVAGAMPALMRALKVQAKASRVGFDWPDVSGALAKVREEMHELEEAREAGDQARIAEEVGDVLFAFVNVARFLKVDPEIALGRTVDKFITRFKHIEARAGESNRRMEDMTLDEMDSLWEEAKSVSRSGEERHSARKP
- the yabP gene encoding sporulation protein YabP, which produces MIDEKRRTAVSSQHRVTVTERETIAVDGVNNVESFDDQEVVLETTAGMLMLHGRDFHIKQLNLDEGNLTIEGYLAGMEYAEEVGKKARSFLGRLLK
- a CDS encoding septum formation initiator family protein; the protein is MLVGLFMFGIAFLYLRGYLELVRVNYQISVVQKEIQVWEAKCEELRKQIEYLSSDEYVEKVAREELGLVKPGEVPFIVAQPRNPDSPPAVMKRQGVDPASIRD
- a CDS encoding S1 RNA-binding domain-containing protein, translating into MPSLEVGSIVEGRVTGITHFGAFVELAGGQTGLVHISEVADTYVRDIKDYLKENDVVKVKILAVENGRIGLSIKQADPNYQPGRGRRMNAAARQSFEEKLSKFLKDSDERLSDLKKSQESKRGGRGTRYSRVGGA
- a CDS encoding DUF501 domain-containing protein, with protein sequence MERQIGRKPRGFLRVATRCPFGLPETIVTRPVLREDGGTSPERRVKPFPTVFWLTCPGAVRAVSELEALGYVRELQRRLAGDASAFEAYREATRSYANYRLSLLPADEAARLAAEHPGQYEVVARSGIGGVLGKPDAAGIKCLHAHYADYLARGTNPIGKWVRELLVEKARGELGPPERRQAPRPRRAPRGEE
- a CDS encoding MFS transporter, which encodes MRKRLELAAVTSGHLVNDLYAAFLTPLLPMLVAKFDMSLAVAGLLSAVYAITSSVVQPLVGHLADTTKSRAFIVLGPTVTATAMCMIGLAGSQGLLVALLVIGGIGSGMFHPQGAAMAGSIDQTRKGFVLSVFTTAGEVGYALGPLVVLSVVSTLGLRYTYVTVIPGILVSLFIYRFAPRRRTASRPGLGEARRSHPAPANDASAADGALTSSGQSGKVPVGALVMLWIIAALRLAVSMSYTTFLPIYLKEIGLPLMVYGSVASVFVAAGIVGIMVAGPAADRMGPFKLMIAGLLAPIPLLLGFMRANGLASYALLAAAGFTIYLPMPIITMTAQNLAPARAGTVSAFMMGVAWGAGSLGAAGIGVVADALGIRTALTLLPGVLAVAAALAFALEGQAHRAPSLRAAHEPTSR